A genomic region of Bactrocera dorsalis isolate Fly_Bdor chromosome 3, ASM2337382v1, whole genome shotgun sequence contains the following coding sequences:
- the LOC105227676 gene encoding transmembrane protein 18, producing MVDPNFIEVNEITGYWSFLASIDWNDPWLIALIAVHVLTTVTTLMTRNNTNFQIFLFLILLSAAYCSESINEFAAAKWKSFSKQQYFDSNGLFISTVFSIPILLNCMLIIGAWMYNSLQIMVTLKRAQLLQQVKRNKQEKNSEPTKEVKSDHEKSD from the exons ATGGTGGAtcctaatttcattgaagtTAATGAAATCACCGGATATTGGTCATTTTTGGCAAGT ATTGACTGGAACGATCCGTGGCTGATTGCGCTTATAGCGGTGCATGTTCTTACAACGGTGACTACTTTGATGACAAGGAACAACActaatttccaaatatttctgTTTCTAATACTAT TATCAGCGGCGTACTGTTCGGAAAGTATTAACGAATTTGCGGCAGCTAAATGGAAGAGCTTTTCTAAGCAGCAATATTTTGATAGTAATGGACTTTTCATTTCGACAGTATTTTCAATACCGATATTACTTAATTGTATGCTAATAATT GGTGCTTGGATGTACAACTCGTTGCAAATTATGGTTACGCTAAAAAGAGCACAGCTTCTGCAGCAGGTGAAGCgaaataaacaagaaaagaaCTCAGAGCCAACCAAAGAAGTTAAATCAGATCACGAAAAATCTGATTAA
- the LOC105227677 gene encoding ubiquitin carboxyl-terminal hydrolase 35, producing the protein MAVKQNNTEANAAPAPVNGNAVGGVNTTGGSMAGVTGGVGVGGNNGLTGVGVGVGGGTKTKKLNAKANLGAEISGNPDANEPGCSGVDNSAPNKPKINMKAATGSSGNIGGGSEAGNIGGQSSKNTTDITHILHLIELVELNQQHISFGPDIVKIYHHIINELARVQTPRQIPKELKRFKEDIVKVGAFFSKANEKRVYLFYLRVVCQLITQGEGEPPSCAIAIIFQLFSSEMVFEAVQSMLDHKIPEQNIRKTVKLLSEWLRMCNFCQNLNLWILAILRGLQEQQKFSLFRDIALDNIEPLFTSLILPVLRPKVYPIVCHMLSFIDQTPVVFHKILPKFPRVITYLKQQSNSQEDYAEETKKILQKLVDLTKSLMVRFYGYDDLYEAVELVMKDIPHSYDLPNYGSSTKSGDDNSTEIIPHESNAKVGLVNLGNTCYMNSVLQALAMTKEFSREILLSQSKSPLLMKMQQQIALMLYSTRFELTPSRVLSATRPPGFSPGLQQDSSEYLGYLLETLHEQETLFRKKQGSDMANAKKVIDDKKVVIADGEANEPIAKSAKQAEQESGSTNSGEGATAYFNTAQTQHSYTSDSATTDTTNKTNDSSNTVVDEKLVVQTNASSSSDPCKDNAVATTTIDKTFTGKLATTYECLTCGWKSRIVDSFRDLQLSFPEVKNDCASNYSVQDLIDYYCSPEKLYGDNQYFCERCKKLSDAERYINVISAPKNLILTLKHFKYDQKYHTRAKLMHKVFHDEKVSVKVCAEETLEEIASVHYDLYAGVVHSGFSMDSGHYYTYAADITNKWYKFNDNVVTPSKSEELHNLTPPNTPYILFYQMGARSNEVCSCEGSTTKVVKVDVPNSLSLDELSGDLRNYINHDNYIFAEEIKERIIKSGGRAALQSALAAKRSGNGRGGGGGRSDYDDDNDSDQPPPASGCGGNALDINVNRFVY; encoded by the exons ATGGCTGTGAAGCAAAATAACACGGAAGCGAACGCTGCGCCCGCACCCGTTAATGGGAACGCCGTAGGAGGAGTTAATACGACCGGCGGGTCTATGGCTGGTGTAACAGGCGGTGTCGGTGTTGGTGGAAACAATGGACTTACTGGCGTGGGCGTTGGAGTTGGTGGtggtacaaaaaccaaaaagcTTAACGCTAAAGCGAATTTAGGTGCAGAGATAAGTGGTAATCCTGATGCAAATGAACCTGGTTGTAGCGGAGTTGATAACAGTGCTCCAAATAAACCCAAGATAAATATGAAAGCGGCCACTGGATCAAGCGGAAATATTGGTGGTGGAAGTGAAGCAGGAAACATTGGTGGTCAATCGAGTAAAAACACCACTGATATTACACATATTTTACATCTCATCGAATTGGTGGAATTGAATCAGCAGCATATATCATTTGGACCAgatatagtaaaaatttatCATCACATAATCAATGAATTAGCACGTGTGCAGACTCCAAGACAAATTCCCAAAGAACTTAAACGTTTTAAAGAAGATATAGTCAAAGTTGGCGCTTTCTTCAGTAAAGCCAATGAGAAACGCGTCTATCTATTCTACCTTCGAGTTGTCTGTCAGCTTATAACACAAGGTGAGGGTGAACCACCTTCTTGTGCTATCGCCATAATATTCCAGTTGTTTAGCTCCGAAATGGTTTTTGAAGCGGTGCAGTCAATGTTGGACCACAAAATACCTGAACAGAATATAAGAAAGACTGTTAAACTACTAAGCGAATGGTTACGCATGTGTAATTTTTGCCAAAATCTTAATCTATGGATATTAGCCATACTGAGAGGACTCCAGGAACAGCAAAAGTTTTCGCTATTTCGTGATATTGCGTTGGATAACATAGAACCATTGTTCACATCACTTATATTGCCAGTGTTGCGACCAAAAGTATACCCCATCGTATGTCATATGTTGTCTTTCATTGACCAAACACCGGTAGTGTTTCACAAG ATTTTGCCAAAGTTCCCACGTGTTATAACGTATTTGAAGCAACAATCTAATAGTCAGGAAGACTACGcagaagaaaccaaaaaaattcttcaaaaattagttGATTTAACTAAGTCTTTAATGGTGCGGTTCTACGGCTACGATGATTTGTACGAGGCGGTG GAGCTTGTTATGAAGGATATTCCACATTCTTATGATTTGCCAAACTATGGGAGCAGCACTAAAAGTGGTGATGATAACAGCACCGAAATAATACCACACGAAAGTAATGCAAAAGTCGGTCTAGTTAATTTAGGCAACACATGTTACATGAATAGCGTTTTACAAGCGTTAGCTATGACTAAGGA GTTTAGTCGGGAAATATTGTTGTCACAAAGCAAGTCGCCACTGTTAATGAAAATGCAACAACAGATTGCACTGATGCTCTATTCAACTCGATTTGAATTGACACCATCGCGCGTCTTAAGTGCAACACGACCACCTGGCTTCTCACCGGGCTTGCAACAGGATAGCTCTGAATATTTGGGCTATTTGTTGGAAACGTTACATGAACAAGAAACGCTGTTCCGTAAAAAGCAGGGAAGTGATATGGCGAATGCAAAAAAAGTAATTGATGATAAAAAAGTAGTAATAGCAGATGGAGAGGCAAACGAACCAATTGCTAAAAGTGCAAAGCAAGCCGAACAAGAAAGTGGTAGTACTAACAGTGGAGAAGGTGCCACCGCATACTTCAACACAGCACAGACACAGCATTCATATACAAGTGACAGTGCTACCACCGACACTACTAACAAAACCAACGACAGCAGCAACACGGTTGTAGATGAAAAGCTCGTCGTGCAAACCAATGCCAGTAGCAGTTCTGATCCTTGTAAAGATAACGCTGTTGCAACAACCACAATCGATAAAACCTTTACAGGGAAATTGGCAACTACTTATGAATGCCTCACTTGTGGCTGGAAGAGTCGAATAGTTGATAGTTTTCGTGACTTACAGCTGTCATTTCCAGAAGTGAAAAATGATTGCGCCTCCAATTACTCCGTACAGGATCTCATCGACTATTATTGTTCACCAGAGAAACTATACGGGGACAATCAATACTTTTGCGAGCGGTGTAAGAAACTTAGCGATGCTGAACGTTACATCAATGTTATCAGTGCACCAAAAAATCTAATATTGACATTGAAACACTTTAAGTATGATCAAAAGTATCATACACGCGCCAAATTGATGCACAAAGTGTTCCATGATGAGAAG GTATCTGTAAAGGTTTGTGCTGAGGAAACGTTGGAAGAGATTGCCTCCGTGCATTACGATCTCTATGCTGGCGTCGTCCATTCCGGTTTTAGTATGGACTCAGGGCATTATTATACTTACGCTGCTGATATCACTAATAAGTGGTATAAATTCAATGACAACGTCGTCACACCGTCTAAGTCAGAAGAGCTGCACAATCTTACACCACCCAATACACCATATATACTATTCTATCAAATGGGAGCACGTTCTAATGAAGTATGCTCATGCGAAGGATCCACAACAAAAGTGGTGAAAGTGGATGTGCCAAATTCATTGTCGTTGGATGAGCTTTCTGGCGATTTGCGAAATTATATTAATCACGATAATTACATTTTCGCCGAAGAGATTAAAGAACGCATTATAAAGAGTGGCGGTCGAGCGGCGTTGCAGAGTGCATTGGCGGCAAAACGTAGCGGTAATGGTCGAGGAGGAGGCGGTGGTCGTAGCGACTACGACGACGATAACGATTCGGATCAACCGCCACCGGCTAGTGGCTGTGGTGGAAATGCACTCGATATTAATGTTAATCGTTTTGTGTACTAA